CATATCTTCGAGAGTCTGCAAAATTAGTTGGAGGAACTGAACTTGATAGACCAGAGGATATCGAGATTGATCCTTTTAATAATAATGTTATTATAGCGCTAACAAATAATTATTCTAAACAGGATATGCATGGTAGTTTGTTAAAAATTGTTGAAAAAAACAACAAACATGATTCATTAGAGTTTGAATTTGCAACACTTAAAAGTGGAGGAGTTTCAACAGGCTTTTCTTGTCCTGATAATTTATTATTTGATAAGGCAGGTAATTTATGGTTCACATCTGATATTTCTGGCAGTAAAATGAATAAAAGTTTAGAATACTTGCCATTTAAAAATAATGGTTTATTTGTTTTAATTAGAAACGGCATTCAATCAGGAGAAATTATTCAAGTAGCTTCTGCTCCTATTGATGCGGAATTTACAGGCCCTTGTTTTTCTCCTGACGGGAAAACACTTTTTTTAAGTGTTCAACATCCTGGTGAGAGAAGTCTAAGTATAAATAATTTAACTAGTACTTGGCCTAATCGAAAAGGTTCGCCCAAACCTTCTGTTATTACCATTGAAGGTGAATTAATTAATGACCTGGCAAATATTTAAAAATAATTAAATAAAGGTGTATTGAATTACTTTAATATGTCTTAATAAACCTCTTTTGTAAGCTTTAATTATTATATTTAGCCGATCAAAATCAGTATTTATCAACCTAATATGTTAAAATTTAAAACACATATAAATAAAAAAAACAAGCAGTGGATTACATTTATTCATGGATTTGGAGGAAGTAGTAATATATGGCATAAGCAGGTTAGAGATTTATGTCAACATTATAATTTACTTTTTGTCGATTTAAGAGGACATGGAAAATCAACAAATATATCTTTAGATTCTGATTTTAATCTTTCTGTTGTTTGTGAAGATGTTATTAATGTTCTTAAGTTTTTAAAAATTAAAAGCTCTCATTTCGTTGGTATTTCTTTTGGATCCTTGTTGATTTTAAGGCTTATTGAGACACATAGAACATATATTAATAAATCGATTCTCTCTGGAGCTATTACCTCATTTAATTATATTTCTCGATTTCTTTTATTTTGCTTAAACTTATTGAAAAATATTTTACCAAATTTATTATTGTATAAATTATTTGCATATATAATTATGCCTAAATCAAATCATAAAGAGTCAAGATTTATATTTATTAATGAAGCTAAATTGATTGAGAGAAAGGTGTTTAAAAAACTACTTAAGTTAATACCTGATTTAAAAAAGTATATTCTTCATTTGAAACCAATTAACTTTAATAAATATATTCTTTTTTTATCAGGCACAGATGATTATTTATTTTCCGAAGATGTTAGAAGATTTTCATCAAAAAACAATCTACATAGTTATTATTCTATTGAAGGTGCTGGACATGTTGTAAATATAGATAAGCCTTCAATTTTTAATAAAAAAGTGTTAGAATATCTAAAATAACATTCATTTTAAGTTGTTATGTTTAATATATTATCTTGATTTAAATTTCTTTTTATGAATAAATTTTTTTTTATAATTCTGTTTTTTAATCAAATTATAATAGCACAAAATTTTAATGATTTACTATTTGGAACTGAATCTTCTCTTGATATCGTGAGTTGGAATATAGAATGGTTTCCAAAGACTAATACAACTGCAACTTATGTTCAAGAAATTATTACAAATTTAGAGGCTGATATATATGCACTACAGGAAATTGAAGACACTACACTTTTAAAAGAAATTATCTCAAATATTCCAAATTATGAGTGTCATTTTAAAAGTAGTTATTATGGAGGTTTAGCCTATGTATACAATTCTAATACCATTCAAGTGAATTCTATCTATGAAATATTTACATCTAATCCATATTGGAGTGCATTCCCAAGGTCACCACAAGTACTTGATTTTTCTTTTTTTGGTAATGATTATATTATCATTAATAATCATTTTAAATGTTGTGGTGATGGTATTTTAGATTTTAACAACTCTAATGACGAGGAATATAGACGGTTACAAGCAGTTATTTATTTAAAACAATTTATTGATAATAATTTTTCAAACACAAATGTTATAATTACAGGAGATTTGAATGACAACTTAATAGATGCTGTTCCAAATAATGTATTTCAAAGTTTTATTGATGATAATGAAAATTATCTTTTCGCAGATATGCAAATTGCACAAGGCAATAGTTTAGATTGGTCTTACCCTAGTTGGCCATCTCATCTAGATCATATGCTTATTACTGACGAACTTTTTGACGAACTGCAAAATTCTAATTCAATTATTTCAGTAATTAAAATTGATGATTATATGGGTGGTTGGAATAGTTATGACTACAATGTGTCTGATCATAGGCCTATTGGTCTTAAGCTAGATTTTAATTCAATTAATTTAAATTCTGAATTAGTTCACAATAAAAGATTAGTTCACGTTGTAAATACTTTAGGTTCTGACGTCAAGAGCAATTACAATGGATTAATAATTCGCTTCTTTGATGATGGTACTGTTGATAAAAAAATTATTTTAAAATAAACTTTTCATATGTAGATACAAGCATATCCTAATCTAAAAGATGTTTTTTCATAAATTCTTTAGAAAACTCTATTGATTTATTTTTTATTATTGGATTTCCACCATATGTAGGGCCTCTTTTCACACATGAGGCAAGACCTATTTTTTGTAAGAGTGGAGAAGACATAGGAATGTTTAGAAAATTCATTACTATTTCTCCATTTTTCTTCATTTTAAATCGACAATCTGTTAAGACATAACCATTTTTGTTAATAGTAGGTTCTGAATTTCTGTCAAATGAATGATGAGCGTCTGGGTACACAGTTAAATCAATATTGCTTTGATTGATTAATTGTAATAAATCTACACAAGCTTGTGCAGGAGTCCAGTTGTCTAATTCTCCAATTAAAATATGTATAGGTGAATTAGAAAAATTTAGATTTTCTGGTTTTACTATACAAGGTGGATATAGTGCTAAATGTGCTGCAAAATTTACATCATTATTTATAGCCATTTTTAATGGATTCCATGCAGAAAATAATGTGACTCCTCCACCAAGACTCCAGCCTGTTATTCCAATTTTTTTAGAGTTT
This region of Flavobacteriales bacterium TMED191 genomic DNA includes:
- a CDS encoding alpha/beta hydrolase, yielding MLKFKTHINKKNKQWITFIHGFGGSSNIWHKQVRDLCQHYNLLFVDLRGHGKSTNISLDSDFNLSVVCEDVINVLKFLKIKSSHFVGISFGSLLILRLIETHRTYINKSILSGAITSFNYISRFLLFCLNLLKNILPNLLLYKLFAYIIMPKSNHKESRFIFINEAKLIERKVFKKLLKLIPDLKKYILHLKPINFNKYILFLSGTDDYLFSEDVRRFSSKNNLHSYYSIEGAGHVVNIDKPSIFNKKVLEYLK